A region of the Triplophysa rosa linkage group LG5, Trosa_1v2, whole genome shotgun sequence genome:
ATCTACATAATTAGGCTCTGTGGCTCtattaaattattgtttgaGTATCCCAATTTGAAATATCCCTGTTTGCATTTTGGACAAAGATGCTCTTAAAAACACACCGATAgcattcataaaaaaaacaatttcttcCATACTCAAACAAGAAACATACCGTTTCAAGTATTTGGCAACAATCTTGAGAGCGTGTCTTGCCCATACATCACTGATTGGATTACTACCCTGGTAGGCAGGGCGATTCAGGGGGTTGGGTGGGCACGGACTCCTTTGGTTGTAAGGCAACGCAGTAAAAGACTCTAGTGCATGACTAAGAAGAGAATTACACATAATAAACATATTAGATGTATCAACAAAGAAATATTTAAGTGAAAAAAGCATTGGAGAGGTACATAAAAATGGCTACACACGAGACATTATTTtccaaattaatttaatttaagaaaatattaGCACTTGTAGATATAACGTcatgaaaatacaaaataacatagCACAAAATGATTCTTAAACCATTCTGAAAAAAGTCTAAACACACACCAGAGCACATCGAACCCGCTGTTAGCTGCCACTCGGGACGGCATGTGAAGAGTGTGCAATGGATCCACCATACCCAACGTGGGCTTTATTGCTCGACTCGCTATGCctgaaaacacaacataaatgGGTTTCAGTTAGATAAAAATGCACTAAAGGCACGGACATAATTCTACTCCACAACACTTATGCAACAAATACGCACAGTGAATTATTTCAAAACTCAACACAACAGACTTTGACCCCTCCTTCTAACACAAAGTCTGAACTTAACCCAATCTCAATTTACGCCTAAACTCACCAGCCtctttattaataaatgcagaGAACAGTGATGaaataagtaaaatatttaTGCAAACCAGTTTTAGCCTTCATGTCTTCCAAATCAAAGATGGCCACTCCTGTGGTTTCACTGCCTGTACCAGCTGTGGTGGGAACTTACACAGGCAaagacaaacagacacacataaaaaacaatataataatatagaaGAGTGTATGTAAAACAAACCAGAGACAAGGAGAGTTTTTGCCTGTACCAGCGATAAGGGGCTGCAATGTCCCTGTAATAGGTTTTCCTTTTCCAATTGGTGCATTTACAAAGTCCAGAAATTCTGCGTCTGGGTGAGATGCATACAGGTTGGCGGCTTTACAGGTGTCAATCACAGAGCCCCCTCCCACAGCAACATACGCATCAAAATGTCCCTTTTTGGCAAAAGCAATCGCTTCTTTAAAACTGTGAAAAGTCAGAGCAATTTAATTTACACAATCCTGTTTTTAATCAGAAAAAACGTCTATAAAGATGAGCTGACACACAGTCAACACTTCAACACAATCACAGGGTCAAGGTCAAGCAGTGTGCGTTCCATCTCTGATGGTTTCACCTTTTGTCTGTTGGTTCTACTCTCACATCCTCAAAGATCTGATATTTCACTCCAAGCGTTGTCATTGAATCCAGCACTGCTACGACAGGTGGCAGGCGGGCCAGATTTCTGTCCGTCATCAGACACACGTTACGAGCCCCCATATTCTGCAAATCCtgatttaaaaaatcacaatcaGACAAATCCAACTAGCCAATGAAGAAGTTACAGTACAACTGAAATAACTTTGAACAAACTTCACAATGACCAATAACAGAGactaaacatttgtgaccctggatcacaaaaccagtcttaagtagcacgggaacgtttttagaaaaagacagaaatacattgcatgggtcaaaattatcgatttttcttttatgccccaaatcattaggatattaagtaaagatcatgttacacgaagatattttgtaaattttctaccctaaatatatacaaactttatttttatgagtggatggcctgttgcagtgcctctgattaacaacttcaaaggtaattttctcaatatttcgatttttttgcatcctcagattccagttttaaaccgttgtatctcggccagatATTGTCTGATCCTGACAACCCATACATCAGTAAAGCTTAATTATTCCGATttcaaattatgtaaaaatctcaatttcgaaaaattactcataagactggttttgttgtccagggtcacatttcattttttggcaATCATACGGATTAAATATATCACCATGCCAATTTCTCTGGTCACTCCTGCCCCATATCTGATATTCGAACATGCcatctaaaaaaatatatatatatataaaatacaatagtAATGTAAACTATAAACGGTGATGTAACTCTTATGACCTATATGTATAACTACTTAAACATACTAAATTTaattataaatttaatttgatatCAATAACATTTGATTGATTCTATTACTTGAATGGCTCATTTATTCAAACAATGTTACTATAAATGATTATAAATGATAGCTTGAGTATAACTAGTTAAAAAGTGTTTACggtaaaactataaataaactgtttatatACGGTTTTGGACTCTTACTTCAAACGCGTAGTCCGTTTTCCGGTCACACGTATGATGCTCACCTGCAGAAACTTCACACATACGCTCACGTGAcaaagttcatttattttgagaAAAATATTAACCGAATCTTACCTCGACGATGAATGTTTGAATACGCTTGAGAATGAGCGGGACATCTGCATCTACAAGACATTTTGGGAGCTAACATTATTTTGCTGATATACCGTTATGTTGTATGTATGTCTTTTAACTATATTGGGTGCCCTTTTGGGTCGGTCGGTTGGGTTGAGGGTTTGTTTACACTCTCAGGACACTTATACAGTCAGTACATTTACTAGCTGTATATATATCAAAGTGCATCGACTAAATACAATCTTTAATACGCGGATAGTGTAAGGTGAAATATTTAAACTTACGCCGCGCTCGCTAACTGGCGCATTAAGTGAGCGACTCTCTCTCCGCCTGCCATGATTTCTGCACGACCCACTCCAATGGCGCGTTGAACCCTCAACCCCTGTATGAACTGGACATCCCGCCACCTGCTGACAGGTATGCGCTCATGACTCTTTCTGTGTTTGAGTCATAGAGACGTACATATCCATGTACCTTTCTATTTTACCATGTGTTTACCAAAACTCTTTGAACCttgaaggagaaagagagagaggtttgTGTATATTTGTGAGGAACAACATGTTTTAAATATCTACTTGTTGttacatgtaaaaaaatgatttgacaCGGTCCATTATCaagttttattcatgttttgctGTTGTGCAATTCCAGTGTTGTGGATGTcaagtcaaaacttgaaataggaactctcagagaatgtattacaaatatattgaattaTTTTCCTAAACCCTTGCTGAGTCAGAAAAAATGCAGGAGTctatgcatattttaaaaaaggtaCACAAAGAACACAATTTTTAGAGACGACATGcaattctgtgaattaaaatgagcagcaataatacccaacaattGGAGAATGTATATTGCTTTTTACAGAATATATAGctaattattatgttttatgtgcCCATTTTATGGACCGTTATATGACACTTTTGAAAGCAGCACTTACATGACTGTAAAAAATGAggcttttaaaaaatgttctgaAAACTCTGTGACCTCACATGTGTATTTAAGTGTGTTTTATCAGTATGGTGAAAGCCTTCTTTTGTTGTCTGGTTGACTTTTGCAGGGACTTGCCCTGTACAACGGATTTGTGGGAAAGTTGGAGTAGCAGATaaagccccggtttcacagacaaggtttaggactagtcccagactaaagtTAATTTTGAGCTATcctaactgaaaataacttgcccagacatatcttaaaatatgtcagtgccattgttttgtctcaagatgaaCATCAGTAATGGTTTCttataaggcattttaataaaagcgacttaaatagcctaaattaactgatagtcctggcttaggctaagccttgtctgaaCCAGACTAATAAGTATTAGCCTAATATAATGAACAACATAACTACGATGattgtaattgttttttattgatgTTCTTCAAAGCATGCCCCTGCTATTGTCATAGTATGCTAAATGAGTTTTGTgcatgtatattataaatatggTGTATTCTGGTACATGtcgaacaaataaaaacaatacaacgCACTGGTCTGAAATCTAACTCCTAaacattttagatttatttggtCATCACATGCATATTTCTCTCTACTGACCGATTTATACTGATGTACCATCTTTGCGTCTGACATTGAATATTCAGGTACGGCTGTGTATGATTTGTTGTAAGAGTTGGTGTAGATATTGCCTAATCTGATGTAGATACAATGATAAAGGTCAGACATGTTGACACGTGTGAAATGCTTGGATGTTGGCCTATGTCCCGCACTGTTTGCGACAGAGTTATCTATCAGTACATATTTTAAGCACAGCAATAATCAAATGTGGATGAACGAAGTTCCAAGTTTACTAGCAGACACAAGCACCAGCTCTGTCTTGGGTACAAACATGAATACATttgaatacatttgtttattcaatGTAATATGTCCATCTTGGTGATTATTTTAATAGGCTAAAGTGTAGGCAAACTGATTCCACGTTGGAGGACTAGCGGTGCCAACAGTTTGAGCAGATGGTGATGCGCTTCTTTAAGCGCAACCCAGTACGTCATCAGCTTGCTCTCTCAATTACCGGCACTTGATTCAGATTCATtaacacacattaaaaaaattaatctacAACGTGAAACCAAACACACAATGTGGAGTGTGAGAgcaattttattgcattttcatGTCGGACTTCCTCGACCCACACATAGCAATTTATTTCGTGACTCATTCTGGTCCCCCGTCACACAAATATACTGTTCGCGCATGTGCATCATGTCATATAAATATAGCCAAACGGGGCTCGCGCTCCAACGACAGCCCAAGAAAGGTGCGACTGCGCGCGCTTAATTGCGGACGAACCGTGAAAATATTTGATACCCTCACTGAGGTGAGAAAAAACTTTCAacataattttagttttagtataTGATGAGAGagagtttttttacatttagctattttgaaataattgaataacTTGAATCAGGTTTTAAAAAGTTTACTGTGACCATAGTGCAGACTAAATACAGGATCTAAAAGTCATGCATGTATTTGCACAAAAAATTTGTTGTGCTTCGTATTTAAAGGCGGGGAAttaattctaaaataaaaaacagcattttaaaatagttttggaCTTTAAAAATAACTGGCAGGCTAaagaattgttttattaaatataattgtgGTATACTTTACGTATATAAATTAGACAATTGTGCAACTTCTTTGTTTATCTAGCCATGTTTTATTTCACGTTTATCCAGAATTTCCCTCAATGAAGCTGCACGTGCTGCTCGTGTCTGTCGGTGTTTTCCTCTCGCGCTCCGAGTCCGCTCCTTGGCACGCGTTCACGCAACTGCCGGTTCTGATGCGCTTAGGAGAGGAATATTTCGTCAGGTTGGACAACGGCGTGCCCGACCTGAGATCACCGCTACGCACCGAGGCGCTTCAGCTGCAGCTTACGCAGAGGCTGTTAGGAGGTATGGTCGGTAGTGTCGTTAACAGGATTCCGAACAGCCTAGGGGAGCGCGATCGCCGGTCCGAGCATCCGCCCATCTCGTTGGATCTGACTTTCCACCTGTTGCGCGAGGTGCTGCAGATGGCACGAGCCGAACAACTTGCCCTGCGGGCTAGCAACAACCGCAAAATGATGGACTTTTTCGGGAAATAACACATATAAGTATTATTATCTACGGTGACCGGGAGGGGACATGTTCGTTTCACTTAGTTTTGTCGTGGCCACGATATATTACCTCGTGGGAACGTGATATGTTGTGGCCACGAGATGTTACCTCGTGGGAACGCGATATGTTGTGGCAACGAGATCAGCttgttgagggaacgacatcctttctcgtggccacgactttgtatgtatttctacattttgttttgaactataCCATATGAaatgactttttccatttgagTACTCAGAAaggtgctatataaatgtaacatttatacGCATTTAAGTCGTTTCACAAGataaggatgtc
Encoded here:
- the LOC130554074 gene encoding corticoliberin, whose product is MKLHVLLVSVGVFLSRSESAPWHAFTQLPVLMRLGEEYFVRLDNGVPDLRSPLRTEALQLQLTQRLLGGMVGSVVNRIPNSLGERDRRSEHPPISLDLTFHLLREVLQMARAEQLALRASNNRKMMDFFGK
- the adhfe1 gene encoding hydroxyacid-oxoacid transhydrogenase, mitochondrial isoform X1, which translates into the protein MAGGERVAHLMRQLASAACRCPAHSQAYSNIHRRVSAGEHHTCDRKTDYAFEMACSNIRYGAGVTREIGMDLQNMGARNVCLMTDRNLARLPPVVAVLDSMTTLGVKYQIFEDVRVEPTDKSFKEAIAFAKKGHFDAYVAVGGGSVIDTCKAANLYASHPDAEFLDFVNAPIGKGKPITGTLQPLIAVPTTAGTGSETTGVAIFDLEDMKAKTGIASRAIKPTLGMVDPLHTLHMPSRVAANSGFDVLCHALESFTALPYNQRSPCPPNPLNRPAYQGSNPISDVWARHALKIVAKYLKRAVRDPEDVEARSSMHLASVFAGIGFGNAGVHLCHGMSYPIAGNVKTHRAKGYNVNHPIVPHGLSVVLTSPAVFAFTASMCPERHLEAAQILGPDVTNVKKEDAGRLLADTLRMFLYDLDVEDGLSAIGYTEEDIPSLVKGTIPQERVTKLSPRAHSEEDLSDLFAASMKLY
- the adhfe1 gene encoding hydroxyacid-oxoacid transhydrogenase, mitochondrial isoform X2 yields the protein MAGGERVAHLMRQLASAACRCPAHSQAYSNIHRRGEHHTCDRKTDYAFEMACSNIRYGAGVTREIGMDLQNMGARNVCLMTDRNLARLPPVVAVLDSMTTLGVKYQIFEDVRVEPTDKSFKEAIAFAKKGHFDAYVAVGGGSVIDTCKAANLYASHPDAEFLDFVNAPIGKGKPITGTLQPLIAVPTTAGTGSETTGVAIFDLEDMKAKTGIASRAIKPTLGMVDPLHTLHMPSRVAANSGFDVLCHALESFTALPYNQRSPCPPNPLNRPAYQGSNPISDVWARHALKIVAKYLKRAVRDPEDVEARSSMHLASVFAGIGFGNAGVHLCHGMSYPIAGNVKTHRAKGYNVNHPIVPHGLSVVLTSPAVFAFTASMCPERHLEAAQILGPDVTNVKKEDAGRLLADTLRMFLYDLDVEDGLSAIGYTEEDIPSLVKGTIPQERVTKLSPRAHSEEDLSDLFAASMKLY